A region from the Cannabis sativa cultivar Pink pepper isolate KNU-18-1 chromosome 9, ASM2916894v1, whole genome shotgun sequence genome encodes:
- the LOC115723110 gene encoding heterogeneous nuclear ribonucleoprotein 1, translating into MDSDQGKLFIGGISWETTEEKLKEYFENYGEVLQTVVMREKFTGKPRGFAFVVFSDPSVLDRVLQETHTIDGRTVDAKKALSREEQQTSARSGNPNPGRNAGGGGGGNMRTKKIFVGGLPPTLSEEGFREYFESFGHVTDVVVMYDQNTGRPRGFGFISFDSEDAVDRVLHKTFHDLNGKQVEVKRALPKDANPSGGGRSMGGGGGGGYQGYGASGGNQNSYDGRMDSSRFIQPQNTGGAFPPYGSSGYGAPSYGYGPSNNGMGYGGYGNYASANTGYTSPASAAYGNPNAANPAYGSGPPGGRSSWSGQNPAGYGAMGYGNTAPWGVTGSGTGAGNGSAPAGQSPSAAGYGTQGYGYSGYGGSDGSYGNSAGYGAVGGRSGSGPNSGSGDLQGSGGGYLGGGYSDANGNAAWRSDPSQASGNYGAPQTNGQSGYAGAGYGSGQPRQAQQQ; encoded by the exons ATGGATTCAGATCAAGGAAAGCTATTCATTGGTGGGATTTCATGGGAAACCACAGAGGAGAAGCTCAAGGAGTATTTTGAGAACTATGGTGAAGTGTTGCAGACAGTTGTTATGAGGGAAAAGTTCACTGGGAAACCTAGAGGATTTGCTTTTGTTGTTTTTTCAGATCCCTCTGTCCTCGATAGGGttcttcaggaaactcataccATTGATGGTAGAACG GTTGATGCTAAGAAGGCCTTATCAAGAGAAGAGCAACAAACGTCTGCACGATCTGGAAATCCTAATCCTGGTAGAAATGCTGGTGGTGGCGGTGGTGGAAATATGAGGACCAAGAAGATTTTTGTTGGAGGGTTACCTCCTACTTTATCTGAAGAGGGATTTCGTGAATATTTTGAGTCCTTTGGACATGTAACTGATGTAGTAGTTATGTATGATCAAAATACAGGACGACCAAGAGGTTTTGGATTTATTTCTTTTGATTCTGAAGATGCAGTTGATAGGGTTTTGCATAAGACATTTCATGATTTAAATGGTAAGCAAGTAGAAGTGAAGCGAGCTCTTCCTAAAGATGCCAATCCTAGTGGAGGTGGCCGTTCCATGGGCGGCGGCGGCGGCGGCGGCTATCAAGGATATGGTGCATCTGGTGGCAATCAAAATTCATATGATGGACGTATGGATTCCAGCAGATTTATTCAACCTCAGAATACTGGGGGTGCTTTTCCTCCTTATGGCTCTTCAGGGTATGGTGCGCCTAGCTATGGTTATGGTCCTTCAAATAATGGAATGGGCTATGGGGGTTATGGAAATTATGCTAGTGCAAATACTGGCTATACTAGCCCAGCTAGTGCTGCCTATGGGAATCCTAATGCCGCAAATCCTGCTTATGGAAGTGGTCCACCAGGTGGCCGAAGTTCATGGAGCGGACAGAATCCTGCTGGATATGGTGCTATGGGCTATGGTAATACTGCTCCTTGGGGCGTTACAGGCAGTGGAACTGGTGCAGGGAATGGTTCTGCACCTGCAGGTCAATCACCAAGTGCTGCTGGATATGGGACTCAAGGTTATGGCTACAGTGGGTATGGTGGCAGTGACGGGTCCTATGGGAATTCTGCTGGGTACGGTGCTGTTGGAGGGCGTTCTGGGAGTGGTCCAAACAGCGGTAGTGGTGATCTCCAAGGAAGTGGTGGTGGTTACCTAGGAGGTGGCTATAGTGATGCAAATGGAAATGCGGCATGGAGGAGTGATCCATCACAAGCATCTGGAAATTATGGGGCTCCACAGACCAATGGTCAATCTGGTTATGCTGGTGCTGGTTATGGCAGCGGTCAGCCCCGACAAGCTCAACAACAGTAA
- the LOC115723007 gene encoding uncharacterized protein LOC115723007 translates to MRVAVVGGGISGLVSAYVLGQNDDVKEVVLYEKEDYLGGHAKTVTFDGVDLDLGFMVFNRVTYPNMMEFFEKLGIEMEISDMSFSVSLEKGKGCEWGSRNGFSSLFAQKTNLFNPYFYQMIREILKFKDDVISYLDMLEHNPDIDRNETLEEFTKSHGYSDLFLKAYLIPICGSIWSCPSEGVMSFSAFSVLSFCRNHYLLQLFGRPQWLTVKGRSHCYVKKVREVLESKGCQIKTCSKVQMVSTTDEGCIVHSEDGSKEVYNKCILAVHAPDAMRLLGDQATPDERRVLGAFQYVYSDIYLHRDKTLMPRNSAAWSAWNFLGSRDKKVCLTYWLNVLQNLGETSLPFLVTLNPDQQPKHTLLKFSTGHPVPSVAASKASLELHRIQGKRGIWFCGAYQGYGFHEDGLKAGMAAAYSVLGKNCNLHTNPNHMVPSITERGARLFVTRFLGQYISAGCLIILEEGGTMFTFEGNTKKCSQKTTIRVHSPQFYWKVMTQADLGLADAYINGDFTFVDKDEGLLNLFLILIASRDSNSSASKLNNKGLRGWWTPLLFTASIASAKYFIQHVSRQNTLTQARRNISRHYDLSNELFALFLDETMTYSSAVFKSIDEDLKVAQLRKISLLIEKAKIGKNHEVLEIGCGWGSLAIEVVKRTGCKYTGITLSEEQLKLAQKKVKDAGLQENIKFLLCDYRQLPAGYKCDRIISCEMLESVGHEFMEDFFGCCESVLAENGLLVLQFISIPDERYDEYRRSSDFIKEYIFPGGCLPSLSRVTTAMAAASRLCVEHIENIGIHYYQTLRYWRKSFLDKQSEIMALGFDEKFIRTWEYYFDYCAAGFKTHTLGNYQIVFSRPGNVAAFSNPYKGFPSAHGDEYN, encoded by the exons ATGAGAGTGGCGGTGGTTGGTGGTGGGATTAGTGGACTGGTTTCGGCTTACGTTTTGGGTCAAAACGACGACGTTAAAGAAGTGGTTTTGTATGAGAAAGAAGATTATTTGGGAGGCCATGCCAAAACTGTTACTTTTGACGGTGTTGATTTGGACCTTGGTTTCATGGTCTTTAATCGG GTAACATATCCAAACATGATGGAATTTTTTGAGAAGCTTGGAATTGAGATGGAAATCTCAGATATGTCATTCTCAGTGAGCTTAGAGAAAGGAAAAGGGTGTGAGTGGGGTAGTAGAAATGGCTTCTCAAGTTTATTTGCTCAAAAAACTAACCTCTTTAATCCTTACTTTTACCAAATGATTAGAGAAATTCTCAAGTTTAAGGATGATGTTATCAG CTATCTTGATATGCTTGAGCATAATCCGGACATTGATCGAAATGAAACATTAGAAGAGTTCACCAAGTCTCATGGTTACTCCGACTTGTTTCTAAAAGCTTATCTA attCCAATATGTGGTTCAATCTGGTCTTGCCCTTCAGAAGGTGTTATGAGTTTCTCTGCCTTTTCTGTTCTTTCCTTTTGTCGCAATCACTATCTCCTTCAG CTATTTGGTCGTCCTCAATGGCTTACTGTCAAAGGACGTTCACATTGTTATGTGAAGAAA GTAAGAGAGGTGCTAGAGAGTAAAGGATGTCAAATAAAAACATGTTCAAAGGTACAAATGGTTTCAACCACTGATGAGG GTTGCATAGTTCACTCTGAAGATGGTTCTAAAGAAGTGTATAATAAGTGCATATTGGCTGTTCATGCTCCTGATGCTATGAGATTACTTGGAGATCAAGCTACTCCTGATGAACGCAGAGTACTTGGCGCTTTCCAATATGTTTATAG TGATATTTACCTTCATCGTGACAAAACTTTAATGCCCCGAAACTCAGCAGCATGGAGTGCATGGAATTTCTTAGGAAGTAGAGACAAGAAAGTATGTTTGACATACTGGCTTAATGTTCTTCAG AATCTTGGTGAAACAAGTCTCCCTTTTCTTGTGACTCTCAATCCAGATCAACAACCTAAACATACCCTGCTTAAGTTTTCAACTGGACATCCAGTCCCATCTGTTGCTGCATCGAAAGCTTCACTCGAGCTTCATCGAATTCAAGGAAAAAGAGGAATTTGGTTTTGTGGTGCATATCAGG gttATGGATTTCATGAGGATGGATTAAAG GCTGGAATGGCTGCTGCATACAGTGTACTTGGAAAAAATTGTAACCTTCATACTAATCCAAATCACATGGTGCCATCTATAACCGAAAGAGGGGCTCGCCTTTTTGTTACTCGATTTCTTGGACAGTACATCTCTGCAGGATGTTTAAT TATATTAGAGGAAGGGGGCACAATGTTCACTTTTGAAGGAAACACTAAAAAATGTTCTCAGAAAACAACTATCAGAGTTCACAGCCCACAATTTTACTGGAag GTTATGACGCAAGCTGATTTAGGTCTTGCTGATGCTTATATCAATGGAGATTTTACTTTTGTTGACAAAGATGAAGGTTTACTAAATCTCTTCTTG ATTCTTATTGCTAGTAGAGATTCAAACTCTTCAGCCTCCAAACTAAACAATAAAGG CTTAAGGGGATGGTGGACTCCATTGTTGTTCACAGCTAGTATAGCCTCAGCAAAGTATTTCATTCAGCATGTTTCGAGGCAAAATACTCTTACACAGGCTCGAAGAAACATCTCTCGCCATTATGATCTG AGTAATGAACTGTTTGCACTGTTCTTGGATGAGACAATGACATACTCCTCTGCTGTATTTAAG TCAATAGATGAAGATTTGAAGGTTGCACAACTGAGAAAAATCTCTCTTCTAATTGAAAAG GCAAAAATTGGTAAGAATCATGAAGTTCTTGAAATTGGGTGTGGTTGGGGAAGCTTGGCGATCGAAGTTGTTAAAAGAACCGGGTGCAAGTACACCGGCATCACTCTATCAGAAGAGCAACTGAAATTAGCACAAAAGAAAGTGAAAGATGCTGGTCTTCAG GAAAACATCAAATTTCTGCTATGTGACTATCGACAATTACCTGCTGGCTATAAATGTGACAGAATCATATCTTG TGAGATGTTAGAAAGTGTTGGTCATGAGTTTATGGAAGACTTTTTTGGTTGTTGTGAGTCTGTATTAGCAGAGAATGGACTCCTTGTTCTGCAG TTTATATCAATACCGGATGAACGATACGACGAGTACAGAAGAAGTTCAGACTTTATCAAGGAGTATATTTTTCCTGGTGGATGTTTACCTTCATTAAGTAGAGTAACAACTGCCATGGCTGCTGCATCTAGACTCTG TGTGGAGCACATTGAAAATATTGGAATTCATTACTACCAAACACTGAGGTACTGGAGGAAAAGTTTCTTGGATAAGCAAAG TGAAATCATGGCACTTGGATTCGATGAAAAGTTTATTAGGACATGGGAGTACTATTTTGATTATTGTGCAGCAGGTTTCAAGACTCACACTCTAGGAAATTATCAG ATTGTGTTTTCACGTCCAGGCAATGTAGCTGCATTTAGCAATCCATATAAAGGATTTCCTTCTGCACATGGAGATGAATATAATTGA
- the LOC115723157 gene encoding protein unc-13 homolog, with protein sequence MGHPTRRETLSGSYPAMSRSNNLTGPPVMAADSDLVWPFGKLHGIDRDDVRETAYEIFFTACRSSPGFGGRNALNFYSNNDNNNNNNGMSSNNNNGDGHNGNCVNGPGLGGGPKQSGHVVTTPTSRVKRALGLKMIKRSPSRRMVSGSSNPSSPGSTVNAGGSPGMSFTVPQLGRARRPMTSAEIMRQQMRVTEQSDNRLRKTLMRTLVGQMGRRAETIILPLELLRHLKPSEFNDSHEYHLWQKRQLKILEAGLLLHPSIPLEKPNTFATRLRDIIRAGESKPIDTGKNSDTMRTLCNSVVSLSWRSPNGSTPTDVCHWADGFPVNVHVYVALLQSIFDVRDETLVLDEVDELLELMKKTWSTLGITRQIHNVCFTWVLFHQYVATAMVEQDLLYASHTMLAEVASDAKKLDRDVVWAKILSSVLGSILGWAEKRMLRYHDYFLKGNVSQIENLLPLALSASRILGEDFTITEGGSGSKGKDKRDMTVVVVDSSRDRVDHYIRSSVKNAFAKIIEHANSKEVKEEEASEALLQLAKETEELALKEREGFSPILKRWHSTAVGVAAVTLHSCYGAVLKQYLSGVSTLSCETVGVLQRAGKLEKMLVQMVVEDSVDCDDGGKSIVREMVPYEVDYVILNLLKKWIHEKLAKGHECLTRAKETETWNPKSKSEPYAQSAVELTRLAKETVEEFFEIPIGITEDLVQDLADGLENLFQDYTTFVASCGSKQSYVPTLPPLTRCNRDSKFLKLWKKASPCGTNLEESYQNGITNEGHHPRQSTSRGTQRLYIRLNTLHYLLTHINSLDKSLSMSPRIIPSTRNRFTNTRKAQENSSSSNTTPSSSYSYFERAHSSIQSAGQHVSEVAAYRLIFLDSNSVFYESLYVDDVANARIRPALRTLKQNLTLMSAMLTDRAQALAMREVMKASFEAFLMVLLAGGSSRVFLRSDQEMIEEDFESLKRVFCTSGGGEGLITEGVVEREAETVEGVIGLMGQCTEQLMEDFSIITCETSGIGVVMSSSNNNGSGNTGLVQKLPMPPTTGRWHRSDPNTILRVLCHRNDRTANQFLKRNFQLAKRR encoded by the exons ATGGGTCACCCAACTCGCCGCGAAACTCTCTCCGGATCTTACCCCGCCATGTCAAGATCTAATAACCTAACTGGACCACCAGTTATGGCGGCGGATTCAGATCTCGTCTGGCCGTTCGGAAAACTCCACGGTATAGACCGTGACGATGTCCGAGAGACGGCTTACGAGATCTTCTTCACCGCTTGCCGGTCTTCTCCCGGCTTTGGCGGCCGGAACGCCTTGAATTTTTACTCAAACAAtgacaataacaataataataatgggaTGAGCAGTAACAATAATAATGGGGATGGGCATAATGGTAATTGTGTGAATGGGCCTGGGCTTGGGGGTGGGCCTAAGCAGAGTGGGCATGTGGTGACGACTCCAACGAGTCGGGTTAAGCGGGCTTTGGGGTTGAAGATGATAAAGCGGTCGCCGTCGAGGAGGATGGTTTCAGGGTCGTCGAATCCGTCGTCTCCTGGGTCAACGGTCAACGCTGGTGGGTCGCCGGGAATGTCTTTCACGGTGCCTCAGCTGGGAAGAGCGAGGAGGCCGATGACTTCGGCTGAGATTATGAGGCAGCAAATGCGGGTCACCGAGCAGAGTGATAATAGGCTCCGAAAAACTCTCATGAGAACTCTCGTAGGCCAA ATGGGTAGGCGAGCAGAGACGATAATTCTTCCGTTAGAGCTTCTCCGCCATTTAAAACCATCGGAATTCAACGACTCCCACGAATACCACCTTTGGCAAAAACGACAACTCAAAATCCTCGAAGCAGGTCTCCTACTCCACCCATCAATCCCACTCGAAAAGCCCAACACTTTCGCCACGCGCCTCCGGGACATCATACGCGCCGGCGAGTCAAAACCTATAGACACCGGCAAAAACTCCGACACAATGAGAACCCTCTGCAACTCCGTCGTCTCGCTTTCTTGGCGGAGCCCCAACGGGTCAACACCCACCGACGTTTGTCACTGGGCCGACGGGTTCCCGGTCAACGTCCACGTCTACGTGGCACTCCTTCAGTCAATCTTCGACGTGAGAGATGAGACTTTAGTCCTTGATGAGGTGGACGAGCTTTTGGAGTTAATGAAGAAGACTTGGTCAACGCTTGGTATCACGCGCCAAATCCACAACGTGTGTTTCACGTGGGTATTGTTTCACCAATACGTGGCAACGGCTATGGTGGAGCAGGATCTGCTGTATGCGTCTCACACTATGTTGGCTGAGGTGGCAAGCGACGCTAAAAAGCTGGATAGGGATGTAGTTTGGGCCAAGATATTGTCTTCTGTGTTGGGCTCGATTTTGGGCTGGGCCGAAAAGAGAATGCTTCGTTACCATGATTATTTCTTGAAAGGTAATGTTTCTCAGATTGAGAATCTTTTGCCTTTGGCTTTGTCTGCTTCGAGAATTTTGGGAGAGGATTTTACAATCACTGAAGGTGGGAGTGGTAGTAAAGGGAAAGATAAGAGAGACATGACTGTGGTGGTCGTCGATTCATCTCGAGATCGTGTTGATCATTACATTAGATCTTCAGTCAAGAATGCTTTTGCAaag ATAATTGAACATGCAAATTCCAAAGAAGTAAAAGAAGAGGAAGCAAGTGAAGCTCTACTTCAATTAGCGAAAGAAACAGAGGAGTTGGCCTTGAAAGAGAGGGAAGGTTTCAGCCCCATACTAAAGAGATGGCACTCGACGGCGGTGGGAGTTGCGGCGGTGACCCTTCACAGCTGTTATGGAGCTGTTTTGAAGCAGTACTTAAGTGGGGTGTCAACACTATCATGTGAGACAGTTGGAGTGCTTCAAAGGGCTGGGAAATTAGAAAAGATGTTAGTTCAAATGGTTGTCGAAGACTCTGTTGACTGTGATGATGGTGGCAAATCTATTGTTAGGGAAATGGTTCCTTATGAAGTTGATTATGTTATATTGAACCTTTTGAAGAAGTGGATTCATGAGAAATTGGCCAAAGGACATGAATGTCTTACTAGAGCTAAAGAAACTGAA ACATGGAATCCAAAGTCCAAATCTGAGCCATATGCACAATCAGCTGTGGAGCTAACGAGGTTGGCTAAGGAAACAGTAGAAGAGTTCTTTGAAATTCCTATTGGAATTACTGAAGATTTAGTTCAAGATCTTGCTGATGGTTTGGAGAATCTCTTCCAAGACTATACTACGTTTGTTGCCTCAtgtg gttcGAAACAAAGCTATGTACCAACACTACCTCCTCTAACTAGATGCAATAGAGACTCAAAGTTCCTCAAACTATGGAAGAAAGCAAGTCCATGTGGTACAAATCTAGAAGAATCATACCAAAATGGTATCACAAATGAAGGACACCATCCACGCCAATCAACAAGTAGGGGAACACAACGCCTTTATATAAGACTCAACACCTTACACTATCTCCTTACACACATCAACTCCTTAGACAAATCACTCTCCATGTCCCCAAGAATCATTCCCTCAACCCGAAATCGCTTTACCAATACTCGAAAAGCACAAGAAAACTCCTCCTCTTCTAATACTACTCCCTCTTCATCCTACTCTTACTTCGAAAGGGCACACTCGTCGATCCAATCGGCCGGACAACACGTCTCTGAAGTCGCGGCATACAGACTCATCTTCCTTGACTCCAACTCAGTCTTCTACGAAAGTCTTTACGTTGATGATGTCGCGAATGCAAGGATTCGTCCGGCTCTCAGAACCCTAAAACAAAACCTAACCCTAATGAGCGCTATGCTCACTGACCGGGCTCAAGCCCTGGCCATGAGAGAAGTCATGAAGGCCTCGTTCGAGGCCTTCCTGATGGTCTTGTTGGCCGGAGGAAGCTCTAGGGTTTTCCTCCGGTCTGATCAGGAAATGATAGAGGAGGATTTTGAGAGCTTGAAGAGGGTCTTCTGCACGAGTGGAGGAGGCGAAGGGTTGATCACGGAGGGAGTGGTGGAAAGGGAGGCGGAGACGGTGGAAGGAGTGATAGGTTTGATGGGGCAATGCACTGAGCAACTCATGGAAGATTTCAGTATCATAACATGTGAAACTAGTGGAATAGGAGTTGTAATGAGTAGTAGTAACAACAATGGTTCTGGTAATACTGGACTTGTACAAAAGCTTCCTATGCCTCCCACCACCGGAAGGTGGCATAGGTCCGATCCAAACACGATATTAAGAGTTTTGTGTCACAGGAATGATCGAACGGCCAATCAGTTCTTGAAAAGGAATTTCCAGCTAGCCAAGaggagatga